In the genome of Streptomyces sp. NBC_00190, one region contains:
- a CDS encoding DUF5995 family protein: MEAVLARMRALDERLPPQDGVAVFNRVYLTVTQTLHRRIEHGGFPAPRRAQTLSVRFAERYLAAVEADRAPACWRPLLQYRRHPGIRPLQHALAGINAHIGHDLAVAVVSTCRALDCEPAALEADFDRVGDILVALEEHIREELMPGPDLLEIADPLTHLVGSWSLERARAGAWAAARLLWTLRRSPDLAEEFRESLDAGVGLVGRCLLTPGRLSRL, encoded by the coding sequence ATGGAAGCGGTGCTGGCGCGGATGCGCGCCCTGGACGAGCGGCTCCCGCCGCAGGACGGTGTCGCCGTCTTCAACCGGGTCTACCTGACGGTGACGCAGACCCTGCACCGGCGGATCGAACACGGCGGGTTCCCGGCGCCGCGGCGGGCACAGACCCTCAGTGTGCGGTTCGCGGAGCGGTACCTGGCGGCGGTGGAGGCGGACCGGGCTCCGGCCTGCTGGCGGCCGCTGCTCCAGTACCGGCGCCACCCCGGGATCCGGCCGCTCCAGCACGCGCTGGCCGGGATCAACGCGCACATCGGCCACGACCTGGCGGTGGCGGTCGTGTCCACCTGCCGCGCCCTGGACTGCGAACCGGCCGCCCTCGAAGCCGATTTCGACCGGGTCGGCGACATCCTGGTCGCCCTGGAGGAGCACATCCGGGAAGAGCTGATGCCGGGCCCGGACCTCCTGGAGATCGCCGACCCGCTCACCCACCTGGTCGGCTCGTGGAGCCTGGAGCGCGCCCGCGCCGGTGCCTGGGCGGCGGCCCGCCTGCTGTGGACGCTGCGCCGCTCCCCCGACCTGGCCGAGGAGTTCCGGGAGTCCCTCGACGCGGGCGTCGGCCTGGTCGGCCGCTGCCTGCTGACCCCGGGCCGGCTCAGCCGCCTGTGA
- a CDS encoding GDSL-type esterase/lipase family protein: MNAPSDQAGTARWITTAVEAHLLRGALDVERTAHGVLPHRLPARARGQFPDANLAAVEAQPSGVRLAFRTGASAVELDALPTKVVYQGAPARPDGVYELLVDGRPAGRGSVAGGNVSVVDMATGSAVLRPGPPGTVRFTGLPAGMKDIEIWLPHTEVTELIALRTDAPVEALPDRGRRVWLHHGSSISHGSFAADPTGTWPALAAALGGVELVNLGFGGNALLDPFTARAIRDTPADLISLKIGINLVNHDLMRLRAFVPAVHGFLDTVREGHSTTPLLVVSPVLCPIHEDTPGPTGPDFEGGELRFRALGDPADRAAGRLTLGVIRDELARVTAQRAADDPNLHHLDGRALYGEADFAELPLPDRLHPDPAGHRRIGERFAELAFGGSGPFAVTGG, encoded by the coding sequence ATGAACGCCCCTTCCGACCAGGCCGGCACGGCCCGATGGATCACCACCGCCGTCGAGGCGCACCTGCTGCGCGGCGCCCTCGACGTGGAACGCACCGCGCACGGCGTGCTCCCGCACCGGCTGCCCGCCCGCGCGCGCGGGCAGTTCCCCGACGCGAACCTGGCCGCGGTCGAGGCCCAGCCCTCCGGGGTGCGCCTCGCCTTCCGGACCGGGGCCAGCGCCGTCGAGCTGGACGCGCTCCCCACCAAGGTGGTCTACCAGGGCGCCCCGGCCCGCCCGGACGGTGTGTACGAGCTGCTCGTCGACGGCCGCCCGGCCGGCCGGGGCAGCGTGGCGGGCGGCAACGTGAGCGTCGTCGACATGGCCACCGGGTCCGCGGTCCTGCGGCCCGGCCCGCCCGGCACCGTCCGGTTCACCGGGCTCCCCGCCGGGATGAAGGACATCGAGATCTGGCTGCCCCATACGGAGGTCACCGAGCTCATCGCCCTGCGCACCGACGCCCCGGTCGAGGCCCTCCCCGACCGCGGCCGCAGGGTGTGGCTGCACCACGGCAGCTCCATCAGCCACGGCTCCTTCGCCGCCGACCCGACCGGCACCTGGCCCGCGCTCGCTGCCGCCCTGGGCGGCGTGGAGCTGGTCAATCTGGGATTCGGCGGCAACGCCCTGCTCGACCCCTTCACCGCGCGCGCCATCCGGGACACTCCCGCGGACCTGATCAGCCTCAAGATCGGCATCAATCTGGTCAACCACGACCTGATGCGCCTACGCGCCTTCGTCCCGGCCGTGCACGGATTCCTCGACACCGTCCGCGAGGGGCACTCCACCACCCCGCTGCTGGTCGTCTCTCCCGTGCTGTGTCCCATCCACGAGGACACCCCGGGTCCCACCGGGCCGGACTTCGAGGGCGGGGAGCTGCGCTTCCGGGCGCTCGGCGACCCGGCGGACCGGGCCGCCGGGCGGCTGACGCTCGGCGTCATCCGCGACGAACTGGCGCGCGTCACCGCGCAGCGGGCGGCCGACGACCCGAACCTGCACCACCTCGACGGCCGCGCCCTCTACGGCGAAGCGGACTTCGCCGAACTGCCCCTGCCCGACAGGCTCCACCCGGACCCGGCCGGTCATCGCCGCATCGGCGAACGCTTCGCGGAACTGGCCTTCGGCGGCAGCGGTCCGTTCGCCGTCACAGGCGGCTGA
- a CDS encoding flavin monoamine oxidase family protein, with the protein MTSTVPTTAVPHSDGQPPITMFGPDFPYAYDDFLAHPAGLGQIPATEHGTEVAVIGGGLSGIISAYELMKMGLKPVVYEADQIGGRLRTVGFEGAGTEGLTAEMGAMRFPPSSTALQHYIDLVGLVTEPFPNPLAEATPSTVVDLKGETHYAETIADLPQIYRDVAEAWNACLDEGADFSDMNTAMRERDVPRIREIWAKLVEKLDDETFYGFLCKSEAFQSFRKREIFGQVGFGTGGWDTDFPNSILEILRVVYTEADDHHRGIVGGSQQLPMRLWEREPEKIVHWAQGTSLSSLHEGTPRPAVTRLHRTAGNRITVTDSSGDIRTYRAAIFTAQSWMLLSKIACDDSLFPIDHWTAMERTHYMESSKLFIPVDRPFWLDKDEETGRDVMSMTLTDRMTRGTYLLDNGPDKPAVICLSYTWCDDSLKWLPLSASERMEVMLKSLGEIYPKVDIRRHIIGNPVTVSWENEPYFMGAFKANLPGHYRYQRRLFTHFMQDRLPEDKRGIFLAGDDISWTAGWAEGAVQTALNAVWGVMHHLGGTTDSTNPGPGDVYDDIAPVELPED; encoded by the coding sequence ATGACGTCCACGGTGCCCACCACCGCCGTCCCGCACAGCGACGGACAGCCCCCGATCACCATGTTCGGGCCGGACTTCCCGTACGCGTACGACGACTTCCTCGCCCACCCGGCGGGCCTCGGCCAGATACCGGCGACCGAGCACGGCACCGAGGTCGCCGTCATCGGTGGCGGCCTGTCCGGCATCATCTCGGCCTACGAGCTGATGAAGATGGGCCTCAAGCCCGTCGTCTACGAGGCGGACCAGATCGGCGGCCGGCTGCGCACCGTCGGCTTCGAGGGCGCCGGCACCGAGGGCCTGACCGCGGAGATGGGCGCCATGCGCTTCCCGCCGTCCTCCACGGCCCTGCAGCACTACATCGACCTCGTCGGCCTGGTCACCGAGCCCTTCCCGAACCCGCTCGCCGAGGCCACCCCCTCGACGGTCGTGGACCTCAAGGGCGAGACCCACTACGCCGAGACCATCGCCGACCTCCCGCAGATCTACCGCGATGTCGCCGAAGCGTGGAACGCCTGCCTCGACGAGGGCGCCGACTTCTCCGACATGAACACCGCGATGCGCGAGCGGGACGTCCCGCGCATCCGCGAGATCTGGGCCAAGCTCGTCGAGAAGCTCGACGACGAGACCTTCTACGGCTTCCTCTGCAAGTCCGAGGCCTTCCAGTCCTTCCGCAAGCGCGAGATCTTCGGCCAGGTCGGCTTCGGCACCGGCGGCTGGGACACCGACTTCCCGAACTCCATCCTGGAGATCCTCCGAGTCGTCTACACCGAGGCGGACGACCACCACCGCGGCATCGTGGGCGGCTCGCAGCAGCTCCCGATGCGCCTGTGGGAGCGCGAGCCCGAGAAGATCGTCCACTGGGCGCAGGGCACCTCGCTGTCCTCCCTGCACGAGGGCACCCCGCGCCCCGCGGTGACCCGCCTGCACCGCACGGCCGGCAACCGCATCACCGTCACCGACTCCTCGGGCGACATCCGTACGTACCGCGCCGCGATCTTCACGGCGCAGTCCTGGATGCTGCTGTCCAAGATCGCCTGCGACGACTCGCTGTTCCCGATCGACCACTGGACCGCGATGGAGCGCACCCACTACATGGAGAGCTCGAAGCTCTTCATTCCGGTGGACCGGCCGTTCTGGCTGGACAAGGACGAGGAGACCGGTCGCGACGTCATGTCGATGACCCTCACGGACCGCATGACGCGCGGTACGTACCTCCTGGACAACGGCCCGGACAAGCCCGCCGTCATCTGCCTCTCGTACACCTGGTGCGACGACAGCCTGAAGTGGCTGCCGCTGTCCGCGAGCGAGCGGATGGAGGTCATGCTGAAGTCCCTCGGCGAGATCTACCCGAAGGTCGACATCCGCCGCCACATCATCGGCAACCCGGTGACCGTGTCCTGGGAGAACGAGCCCTACTTCATGGGCGCGTTCAAGGCCAACCTCCCCGGCCACTACCGCTACCAGCGACGCCTGTTCACCCACTTCATGCAGGACCGCCTCCCCGAGGACAAGCGCGGCATCTTCCTCGCGGGCGACGACATCTCCTGGACGGCAGGCTGGGCCGAGGGCGCCGTCCAGACCGCCTTGAACGCGGTCTGGGGCGTCATGCACCACCTGGGCGGCACGACCGACTCCACCAACCCGGGCCCGGGCGACGTCTACGACGACATCGCCCCGGTCGAACTCCCGGAGGACTGA
- a CDS encoding carbon-nitrogen hydrolase family protein, which produces MPPLRTALLQSSGRLGDTAENLKALDEAAARAAQGGAGLLVTSEMFLTGYALAVEDVAGLAEPADGESAHVIGGIARRHGIAVLYGYPERDGDTVYNAAQLVGPDGARLANYRKTHLFGCFEQEAFTPGDTPVVQADLNGLRIGIMICYDVEFPENVRAHALAGTDFLLVPTAQMHPFQFVAEQLVPVRAFENQMYIAYVNRTGPEGEFEFVGLSCLASPDGVTRTRAGRGEELVFGEADPELLAASRENNPYLRDRRPGLYASLV; this is translated from the coding sequence ATGCCCCCGCTGCGCACCGCCCTCCTCCAGAGCTCCGGACGGCTCGGCGACACCGCCGAGAACCTCAAGGCGCTCGACGAGGCCGCCGCGCGCGCCGCACAGGGCGGGGCCGGGCTCCTCGTGACCTCGGAGATGTTCCTGACCGGCTACGCCCTCGCGGTCGAGGACGTCGCCGGTCTCGCCGAGCCCGCCGACGGCGAGTCCGCCCACGTCATCGGCGGCATCGCCCGCCGTCACGGGATCGCGGTCCTCTACGGCTACCCCGAGCGGGACGGCGACACCGTGTACAACGCGGCGCAGCTCGTCGGCCCGGACGGCGCCCGGCTCGCGAACTACCGCAAGACCCACCTCTTCGGCTGCTTCGAGCAGGAAGCCTTCACCCCCGGCGACACCCCCGTCGTCCAGGCGGACCTGAACGGCCTCCGCATCGGCATCATGATCTGCTACGACGTGGAGTTCCCCGAGAACGTCCGGGCGCACGCGCTCGCCGGCACCGACTTCCTGCTGGTGCCGACCGCGCAGATGCACCCGTTCCAGTTCGTCGCCGAACAGCTCGTCCCCGTACGGGCCTTCGAGAACCAGATGTACATCGCGTACGTCAACCGCACCGGCCCGGAAGGCGAGTTCGAGTTCGTCGGACTCAGCTGCCTGGCGAGCCCCGACGGGGTCACCCGGACCCGGGCCGGCCGCGGCGAGGAGCTGGTGTTCGGCGAGGCCGATCCCGAGCTGCTGGCCGCCTCGCGCGAGAACAATCCGTACCTGCGCGACCGCCGCCCCGGGCTCTACGCCTCCCTCGTCTGA
- a CDS encoding GNAT family N-acetyltransferase — protein sequence MSPEVPDVLDNPVWAALTGPHRAFAEHGPAGLAARYAQDASPFAALADPRDPRAWADLAALAGPGEGVWVTGLLTPPPGWETVAAIPGVQLDGRGVRAEAAPDAAALGPGDVPEMLELVELTRPGPFMDRTVELGTYLGIRHEGRLVAMAGERMRPAGWSEISAVCTHPDHRGRGLAGRLIRAVAAAVRERGDSPFLHAAAENTGAVRLYESMGFTLRRRPDFLGLRTPAKEA from the coding sequence ATGTCCCCCGAGGTACCCGACGTACTCGACAACCCGGTCTGGGCCGCGCTGACCGGACCGCACCGTGCCTTCGCCGAGCACGGGCCCGCGGGCCTGGCCGCCCGCTACGCGCAGGACGCGAGCCCGTTCGCGGCGCTCGCCGACCCGCGGGACCCCCGCGCGTGGGCGGATCTTGCGGCGCTGGCCGGCCCCGGTGAGGGGGTCTGGGTGACCGGGCTGCTGACCCCGCCGCCGGGCTGGGAGACCGTGGCGGCGATTCCCGGCGTACAGCTGGACGGCCGGGGGGTACGGGCCGAGGCCGCGCCCGACGCGGCCGCGCTGGGGCCGGGCGACGTGCCGGAGATGCTGGAGCTGGTCGAGCTGACCAGGCCGGGCCCGTTCATGGACCGGACCGTCGAACTGGGCACGTACCTCGGGATCCGGCACGAGGGGCGGCTCGTCGCGATGGCCGGGGAGCGGATGCGGCCGGCGGGCTGGTCGGAGATCAGCGCGGTGTGCACGCACCCGGACCACCGGGGCCGGGGCCTGGCGGGCCGGCTGATACGGGCGGTCGCAGCCGCGGTACGCGAGCGCGGGGACAGCCCGTTCCTGCACGCGGCGGCGGAGAACACGGGGGCGGTGCGGCTCTACGAGTCGATGGGGTTCACCCTGCGGCGCCGGCCGGACTTCCTGGGGCTCCGTACGCCGGCCAAGGAGGCGTGA
- a CDS encoding WhiB family transcriptional regulator, translating into MTDVSRLPGAAHHFWQWQSRAACRDLGSGRFFHPAGERGEDREERDAAAKRVCAGCPVRAACLDHALRTREPFGVWGGLTEEERHARLAGVEPALRA; encoded by the coding sequence ATGACCGACGTCTCACGCCTGCCCGGCGCCGCGCACCACTTCTGGCAGTGGCAGTCCCGGGCGGCCTGCCGCGATCTGGGCTCCGGCCGCTTCTTCCATCCCGCCGGAGAACGCGGCGAGGACCGGGAGGAGCGGGACGCCGCCGCCAAACGGGTCTGCGCGGGGTGCCCGGTGCGGGCCGCCTGCCTCGATCACGCGCTGCGCACCCGTGAGCCGTTCGGCGTCTGGGGCGGGCTCACGGAGGAGGAACGGCACGCCCGGCTCGCCGGGGTGGAGCCGGCTCTGCGGGCCTGA
- a CDS encoding Lrp/AsnC family transcriptional regulator → MRLNDLDERIVHALAEDARRSYADIGSEVGLSAPAVKRRVDRLRAEGAITGFTVRVDPAAMGWETEGFIEIYCRHNTSPDDIRRGLERYPEVVSASTVTGDADALVQVFASDMRHFERVLERIAGEPFVERTKSVLVLSPLLRRFTSGAPA, encoded by the coding sequence GTGCGACTGAACGATCTCGACGAACGCATCGTGCACGCCCTGGCCGAGGACGCCCGCCGCTCCTACGCGGACATCGGCTCCGAGGTCGGTCTCTCCGCCCCCGCCGTGAAGCGGCGCGTGGACCGGCTGCGGGCCGAAGGCGCCATCACCGGCTTCACGGTCCGCGTGGACCCCGCCGCGATGGGCTGGGAGACCGAGGGCTTCATCGAGATCTACTGTCGCCACAACACCTCGCCGGACGACATCCGGCGAGGTCTGGAGCGGTACCCCGAGGTGGTGTCCGCGTCGACCGTCACCGGCGACGCGGACGCCCTCGTCCAGGTCTTCGCCTCCGACATGCGGCACTTCGAGCGGGTACTGGAACGCATCGCGGGCGAACCCTTCGTGGAACGCACCAAGTCCGTCCTGGTCCTCTCCCCGCTCCTGCGCCGCTTCACCTCGGGCGCGCCCGCCTAG
- a CDS encoding amino acid permease, translating into MLETGQAPPLTSEPRKPAHPLLRRKPVEQLVAEGGQGEGGTLRRSLTMWQLTMISIGATLGTGIFVVLGEAAPKAGPAVTISFIIAGLTALFSALSYAELAGSVPVSGSSYSYSYATMGEFIAWICGWCLVLEYAVSVAAVAVGWGQYLNELLDGTIGITIPEKLGAPLGEGGWINLPSLVVVLLAMVFLMRGAKESAMINSIMVAVKIVTLVLFIGIGVMGIKSGNYAPLAPLGVTGISAAASTLFFSYIGFDAASTAGEEAKNPKKDLPRAIMLSLGIVTVLYVLVAFVAVGAMPWQDFEGTEAALAQIMTNVTGTSVWGVVLAAGAVVAIASVVFAVLYGQTRILFAMSRDGLVPKVFAKVDEKTGAPRANVVIVSIFCGALAAFIPLGELANATSIGTLFAFALVNVAVVILRRTKPDMPRTFKVAWYPVPPILGFIACAYMMYSLPGATWVAFGVWMAVGLVVYFLYGIRRSTLATAEK; encoded by the coding sequence GTGCTCGAAACCGGCCAGGCGCCACCGCTCACCTCCGAGCCCCGCAAGCCTGCCCATCCTTTGCTGCGCCGCAAGCCGGTCGAGCAGCTGGTCGCCGAGGGCGGCCAGGGTGAGGGCGGCACGCTGCGCCGCTCGCTCACCATGTGGCAGCTGACGATGATCAGCATCGGCGCCACCCTGGGCACCGGCATCTTCGTCGTCCTCGGCGAGGCCGCCCCCAAGGCCGGCCCGGCCGTGACGATCTCCTTCATCATCGCGGGCCTGACCGCGCTGTTCTCGGCCCTCTCCTACGCGGAGCTGGCCGGATCCGTGCCGGTCTCCGGCTCCTCGTACTCGTACTCCTACGCGACCATGGGCGAGTTCATCGCCTGGATCTGCGGCTGGTGCCTGGTCCTGGAGTACGCCGTCTCCGTGGCGGCCGTCGCCGTCGGCTGGGGCCAGTACCTCAACGAGCTCCTCGACGGGACCATAGGCATCACCATCCCGGAGAAGCTCGGCGCCCCGCTCGGCGAGGGAGGCTGGATCAACCTGCCCTCGCTGGTCGTGGTCCTGCTCGCCATGGTCTTCCTGATGCGCGGCGCCAAGGAGAGCGCCATGATCAACTCGATCATGGTCGCGGTGAAGATCGTCACGCTGGTGCTCTTCATCGGCATCGGCGTCATGGGCATCAAGTCCGGCAACTACGCCCCGCTCGCCCCGCTCGGCGTCACCGGCATCAGCGCCGCCGCCTCCACGCTCTTCTTCTCGTACATCGGCTTCGACGCCGCCTCCACCGCCGGTGAGGAAGCCAAGAACCCGAAGAAGGACCTGCCCCGCGCGATCATGCTCTCGCTGGGCATCGTCACCGTCCTGTACGTCCTCGTCGCCTTCGTCGCCGTCGGCGCCATGCCGTGGCAGGACTTCGAGGGCACCGAGGCCGCCCTGGCCCAGATCATGACCAACGTGACCGGTACCAGCGTCTGGGGCGTCGTCCTCGCCGCCGGCGCCGTGGTCGCCATCGCCTCCGTCGTCTTCGCCGTCCTCTACGGCCAGACCCGCATCCTCTTCGCGATGTCCCGCGACGGCCTGGTCCCCAAGGTCTTCGCCAAGGTCGACGAGAAGACCGGCGCCCCGCGCGCCAACGTCGTGATCGTCTCCATCTTCTGCGGCGCCCTCGCCGCGTTCATCCCCCTGGGTGAGCTCGCCAACGCGACCAGCATCGGTACGCTCTTCGCCTTCGCCCTGGTCAACGTCGCCGTCGTCATCCTGCGCCGCACCAAGCCCGACATGCCGCGCACCTTCAAGGTGGCGTGGTACCCGGTCCCGCCGATCCTCGGCTTCATCGCCTGCGCCTACATGATGTACAGCCTGCCGGGCGCGACCTGGGTCGCCTTCGGTGTCTGGATGGCCGTCGGCCTCGTGGTCTACTTCCTGTACGGCATTCGCCGCTCCACACTGGCCACAGCAGAGAAGTGA